The following coding sequences lie in one Zingiber officinale cultivar Zhangliang chromosome 2B, Zo_v1.1, whole genome shotgun sequence genomic window:
- the LOC122045795 gene encoding BTB/POZ domain-containing protein At1g67900-like gives MKFMKLGNRPDSFFTTEAIRSVSSEVSTDLKIQVQKSLYHLHRFPLLSKCLRLQQLCSELSAGEVAVVRLSEFPGGVEAFEVCAKFCYGITVTLSAFNIVPVWCAAHYLGMSEDADRGNLLGKLDVFFRSCILRRWKDTLVALQSTRQHAPALCEELGVTGRCVDAVATAVIANPLTTRWANDLSELCVDHYWRAMVSVKSAGIVPAKLVGEALRLYAHRWLPIDDDGGRDATAKQKQVMEKITSLLPPEKGSVSCSFLLELLKAANFLQAPAPLKLELARRAGLQLEEATVDDLLIPSNSGDTLYDVDLLMSILDEFLLQGQSPTTTPPREKLKCERRRSRSAEKADFEGRRSSSSASHSSKLRVAKLIDGYLQEIAKDKNLTMEKLIAVAEAVPDFARVDHDDLYRVVDIFLRSHPELDKNARKQLCRMLDCKKLSVEACMEAAQNELLPLRVVVQVLFFEQSRAAMSGCQVAELPGNIKALLAKTAEDEDDEAVKKLHHIGTDTPLEEHWRISRLKCPTAKFETLKMKLAEEEDDDNEIALLRSASSRLRALCSLPKKPKRIISKFLAMNRSASQRQ, from the exons ATGAAGTTTATGAAGCTTGGGAACAGACCTGATTCCTTCTTCACCACTGAAGCAATCAG GTCTGTTTCATCTGAGGTCTCCACTGACCTCAAAATCCAGGTGCAGAAGAGCTTGTATCACCTGCACAGG TTTCCCCTTCTGTCGAAGTGTCTCAGGCTGCAGCAGCTTTGCTCGGAGCTCAGCGCCGGCGAGGTCGCCGTCGTACGTCTGTCGGAGTTCCCTGGAGGGGTCGAGGCGTTCGAGGTCTGCGCCAAGTTCTGCTACGGCATCACCGTCACCCTCAGCGCGTTCAACATCGTCCCCGTGTGGTGCGCCGCCCACTACCTGGGGATGAGCGAGGACGCCGACCGCGGCAACCTCCTCGGAAAGCTCGACGTCTTCTTCCGCTCCTGCATCCTCCGCCGGTGGAAGGACACGCTGGTGGCGCTGCAGAGCACGCGGCAGCACGCGCCTGCCCTCTGCGAGGAGCTCGGCGTCACCGGCCGCTGCGTCGACGCCGTCGCCACCGCCGTCATCGCCAATCCCCTCACCACCAGGTGGGCCAACGACCTCAGCGAACTCTGTGTCGACCACTACTGGCGAGCCATGGTCTCCGTCAAGTCCGCCGGGATCGTCCCCGCCAAGCTCGTCGGCGAGGCGCTGCGTCTCTACGCGCACCGGTGGCTCCCGATCGACGACGACGGTGGCCGAGACGCCACCGCGAAGCAGAAGCAGGTGATGGAGAAGATAACGAGCTTGCTCCCGCCGGAAAAAGGCTCCGTTTCCTGCAGTTTCTTGCTCGAGCTTCTCAAAGCCGCAAACTTTCTCCAAGCTCCCGCTCCATTGAAGCTTGAATTGGCCAGAAGAGCCGGACTGCAACTGGAAGAAGCAACCGTCGACGATCTCTTGATCCCATCAAACTCTGGCGACACATTATACGATGTGGATTTATTAATGTCCATACTGGACGAGTTCTTGCTTCAGGGCCAGAGCCCCACAACCACTCCGCCGAGAGAGAAGCTCAAGTGCGAGAGGCGGCGGTCGCGGTCGGCCGAGAAGGCCGACTTCGAAGGCCGGCGATCCTCCTCCTCGGCCTCTCACAGCTCCAAGCTGCGAGTAGCCAAGCTCATCGATGGCTACCTCCAAGAAATCGCCAAAGACAAGAACTTGACCATGGAGAAGCTAATTGCTGTTGCTGAAGCTGTTCCAGATTTCGCCAGGGTCGATCACGATGATCTCTACAGAGTCGTCGACATCTTCCTCAGG TCCCACCCTGAGCTCGACAAGAATGCAAGGAAGCAACTGTGCAGAATGTTGGATTGCAAGAAGCTCTCCGTCGAGGCCTGCATGGAGGCAGCACAGAATGAGCTGCTTCCTCTGAGGGTGGTGGTGCAGGTCTTGTTCTTCGAGCAATCTCGGGCGGCCATGTCAGGTTGCCAGGTCGCCGAGTTGCCCGGCAACATCAAGGCCCTGCTGGCGAAGACCGCCGAAGACGAAGACGACGAAGCAGTAAAAAAGCTTCACCACATTGGCACTGATACTCCAttggaagaacattggagaatcTCCCGGTTGAAATGTCCAACCGCCAAATTCGAAACTCTCAAGATGAAGCTCGCCGAGGAGGAGGACGACGACAATGAGATCGCTCTCTTGAGGAGTGCTTCTTCGCGACTCCGAGCCCTGTGCTCACTTCCAAAGAAACCTAAAAGAATCATCAGTAAATTCTTAGCTATGAACAGAAGTGCAAGTCAGAGGCAATGA
- the LOC122045797 gene encoding beta-1,4-mannosyl-glycoprotein 4-beta-N-acetylglucosaminyltransferase-like yields the protein MPETGYYSCKKKDHICEDVCGETSRVALTMSRLRCALRGFDVKALFLLLIGVPFLIFVIYFHGQKISYFLRPIWESPPKPFRTIPHYYHPNVSMERLCQLHGWGIRDLPRRVYDAVLFSNELDMLEIRWHELSPYVSEFVLLEANSTFTGLRKPLFFANNRQRFKFAELRLTYGTIGGRFVKGENPFVEESYQRVALDQLLKIAGIHDDDLLIMSDIDEIPSGHTIDLLRWCDEIPDKLHLQLRNYLYSFEFYLDDKSWRASVHRYQAGKTRYAHFRQTDNLFADSGWHCSFCFRHISQFIFKMKAYSHVDRVRFAYYLNPQRIQDVICRGADLFDMLPEEYSFQEIINKLGPILSSYSAVRLPCYLLQHVDQYRYLLPGNCKRESE from the exons ATGCCGGAAACGGGGTACTATTCTTGCAAGAAGAAGGATCATATATGCGAGGATGTCTGCGGAGAG ACGTCGAGGGTTGCTCTTACCATGTCGCGACTCCGGTGCGCCCTCCGAGGTTTCGATGTCAAGGCATTGTTTCTTCTCCTTATTGGAGTTCCATTCTTAATCTTCGTCATTTACTTTCATGGGCAAAAGATTAGTTACTTCCTCCGCCCCATCTGGGAGTCCCCTCCCAAACCCTTCCGCACCATCCCCCACTACTATCACCCCAACGTCTCTATGGAGCGCCTCTGCCAACTTCACGGTTGGGGCATCCGCGACTTGCCTCGTCGTGTCTATGATGCCGTCTTGTTCAGCAATGAACTCGATATGCTTGAGATCAGGTGGCATGAACTCAGTCCCTATGTTTCTGAGTTTGTTCTCCTTGAAGCTAATTCAACCTTCACAGGTCTGAGAAAGCCCTTGTTTTTTGCCAACAACAGGCAACGATTTAAGTTTGCTGAATTAAGGCTAACCTATGGCACTATTGGGGGAAGGTTCGTGAAGGGGGAGAATCCATTTGTCGAGGAATCGTACCAGCGAGTGGCCCTGGATCAACTCCTAAAGATAGCAGGTATTCACGATGATGACCTGCTGATCATGTCTGATATCGATGAGATTCCAAGTGGCCATACGATTGACCTCCTAAGATGGTGTGATGAGATTCCTGACAAGCTTCATCTGCAGCTCCGCAATTATCTCTACTCTTTTGAGTTTTACCTTGATGACAAGAGTTGGAGGGCTTCAGTTCATAGGTACCAAGCAGGGAAGACCAGATATGCCCATTTCCGCCAAACTGATAATTTATTTGCTGATTCGGGTTGGCATTGTAGCTTCTGTTTTCGCCATATAAGCCAGTTCATATTTAAGATGAAAGCGTATAGTCATGTTGATCGTGTGAGATTTGCCTACTACTTGAATCCTCAAAGAATTCAAGATGTGATATGCCGAGGAGCAGACCTATTTGATATGCTTCCAGAAGAATATTCTTTCCAAGAAATTATTAACAAGCTGGGTCCAATACTTAGTTCATATTCTGCTGTTCGTCTACCTTGTTATCTACTTCAGCATGTTGACCAGTATCGGTACCTGTTACCTGGGAATTGCAAGCGAGAAAGTGAGTGA